Proteins encoded in a region of the Vicia villosa cultivar HV-30 ecotype Madison, WI linkage group LG5, Vvil1.0, whole genome shotgun sequence genome:
- the LOC131602254 gene encoding DDT domain-containing protein PTM, which produces MEFVGKTVQKEGEGVGIVSGTVKSFDDSSGLLKILFEDGHCEEMEVSEVAPLLEIQTELPKVKAKVGRKPKKRRMLERSGGATSSSGNVTDTLVAGSEFSGVLNGNGFSGGNEGNLRGSVNGTSGSVEKLGNGNGFGSDEILNLNEAISDDNNNNNNNNNNNNNNTNGVFVKDDIDLNSELNLNDDIDLNDVSESPFNNGDLNRKDCIDLNLDVNVNVNDEEGVNLGEEALPRECNFDLNVGVCEEVKEAQGCADGNGYSEVDCEMGQLREEESVVKHRSMEVDGVCDNLNCASDAVKLEEKEGGGSVSLEAGVVAANEYQSDLGTPCKQGSSPRKRRKVSDIVKATPDTALRRSSRRTSARKLASAAVSEQVTDDPLSSLETSVAAEEKPTITENEKYEQCNVPIPKLQLPPSSKNLNLDGIPVLEFFSVYACLRSFSTLLFLSPFELDDLVAALKSEIPSVLFDSIHVCILQTLRKHLEFLSTEGCQSASICLRNLNWDFLDLVTWPMFLAEYLLIHSSRYKTSFDANLSILVTDYYKQPVILKLEILQYLCDDMIEADTIRSELNRRSLVTETGMGSDQNIYFDTSKKKKAVMDVSGSSSLTEEIVDDTTDLNSDECCLCKMDGNLICCDGCPAAYHSRCVGIASNNLPEGDWYCPECAIGKHQASMKSQRSLRGADLLGMDPHGCLYFDSCGYLLVSKSSDAGSLFNYYHVNDIPVVIEVLKSMDTLYGDLLMAIYKSWDIPADLNAGASNLAVFNRSSFKNMQMTAKYYSMSTSLAPFTSSVTFMDKNLVDDQKMLEKNSTIDCCTRDGQEFPKAGNKLDSTIESPCIASEGSADTAQMRSGIESIQMHRLYDSNRSDESLNQSKIPEKDFPVGDCSLASSTLDGEHNIELRSIGVSSTPYMGNKDTSQAPYGTDYINYYSFARMASSIAPELMCKISEKINKNIIVTEEEIISDQAKTIIKKSTNFCWPSIQNLNAAAHKEKCGWCFSCKVANDDRDCIYLSVVKPLYEVSKSSSAGPQPKIQNGHLREIICQIFSLEARLRGLLLGPWLNLHQTNFWHEDLLKTSDLLSVKRLLLLLESNLRHQALSVEWLKHVDSVVTMGSATHIVVGSSRTSSKHGIGKKRGRHSDIESSSSSKTTGGLGMYWWRGGRLSRKLFNCKALPRSVVTKAARQAGFTKIPGIFYPENSDFVKRSRCFAWRAAVEMSTSVDQLALQVRELYSNIRWHDIENNHPLHVLDKESRKSSKLFKKAIVRRKLPDGQSVKYLLDFGKRRVIPDIITKHGSLLMEEPESERKKYWLNESYVPLRLVKNFEERRIVRKSNNKKHGKILGIDRVKRASQQRGFSYLFSRMERSVCHQCEHCKKDVPVREAVSCLHCKGYFHKRHVRKSGSTTATECTYSCHKCQDGLQVKANTNGRKVGTKLQKIQAQNCKSDPLVCKSANVKGKKKASSKVRQVLSQNNKKIQSVVPLRRSTRKVKSMYSRNQMIGGYKKGMQSKKNVGHKKGKNSKSKKVTSQKSKKTTGQRKTWEVTIAREKRSKHFSSYWLNGLWFSRKPNDERVMLFEAKKHTISAVISGSFDYPKCRLCCGDESTSNYIACEKCGDWFHGDAFGLTEENASQLIGFKCHVCRGRDAPICPHVKINALSHTEPNAAIERAEE; this is translated from the exons ATGGAATTCGTTGGGAAAACCGTTCAGAAAGAGGGGGAAGGGGTTGGGATTGTGTCAGGAACTGTGAAATCCTTCGACGATTCGTCGGGTTTACTGAAGATCCTTTTCGAAGACGGTCATTGTGAGGAGATGGAAGTTTCCGAAGTTGCTCCGCTCTTGGAAATTCAAACGGAGCTTCCTAAGGTCAAGGCGAAGGTCGGTCGGAAACCTAAAAAGCGACGGATGCTTGAGCGGAGTGGCGGAGCGACTTCGTCTTCAGGTAATGTTACTGATACTTTGGTGGCGGGTAGTGAAtttagcggggttttgaatgggAATGGTTTTAGTGGCGGGAATGAAGGGAATCTTAGGGGTAGTGTGAATGGAACTAGTGGGAGTGTGGAAAAACTAGGAAATGGAAATGGATTTGGTTCTGatgagattttgaatttgaatgaggCTATTTccgatgataataataataataataataataataataataataataataatactaatggaGTTTTTGTTAAAGATGATATTGATTTGAATTCTGAGCTTAATTTGAATGATGATATCGATTTGAATGATGTGTCTGAATCGCCTTTTAATAACGGTGATTTGAATAGAAAAgattgtattgatttgaatttggatgtgaatgtgaatgtgaatgatgAGGAGGGTGTGAATTTGGGAGAGGAAGCTTTGCCGCGGGAATgtaattttgatttgaatgtggGTGTGTGTGAAGAAGTTAAGGAGGCTCAGGGTTGTGCTGATGGAAATGGGTATTCTGAGGTAGATTGTGAGATGGGACAGCTGCGGGAGGAAGAGTCGGTTGTTAAGCATAGGTCTATGGAAGTTGATGGGGTTTGTGATAACTTGAATTGTGCCTCTGATGCTGTCAAATTGGAGGAAAAGGAAGGCGGTGGTTCTGTTTCCCTCGAAGCTGGTGTTGTCGCAGCTAATGAATACCAATCTGATCTTGGAACTCCATGCAAACAAGGAAGTAGTCCGAGGAAGAGAAGGAAAGTGTCAGATATTGTAAAAGCCACCCCGGACACGGCTTTGAGGAGGAGTTCTCGCCGGACATCAGCTAGAAAACTAGCTTCAGCTGCAGTATCAGAGCAGGTCACTGACGATCCTCTGTCGTCCTTGGAAACCAGTGTAGCAGCAGAAGAAAAACCTACAATCACTGAAAATGAGAAATATGAACAGTGCAATGTTCCTATTCCGAAGCTGCAATTACCCCCTTCTTCCAAAAATTTGAATTTAGACGGCATTCCTGttcttgaatttttttctgtttatgcTTGTTTAAGATCATTCAGTACCTTGTTGTTTTTGAGTCCATTTGAGTTGGACGATCTTGTAGCGGCACTTAAGTCTGAAATCCCTAGTGTCTTATTCGATAGCATTCATGTTTGTATTTTGCAAACTCTGAGAAAGCATTTGGAATTCCTTTCCACTGAGGGTTGCCAATCTGCGTCAATATGCCTGAG GAATCTTAACTGGGATTTCTTGGACCTTGTCACATGGCCCATGTTCTTGGCCGAGTACCTTCTGATTCACAGTTCACGATATAAAACTAGTTTTGATGCTAACCTCTCAATATTGGTAACTGACTACTACAAACAGCCTGTCATTTTGAAGCTTGAGATTCTGCAGTACCTGTGTGATGATATGATTGAAGCAGACACCATAAGGTCAGAGCTTAACAGAAGGTCTTTGGTAACAGAGACTGGTATGGGTTCTGATCAGAATATTTATTTTGACACtagcaagaaaaagaaagctgtaatgGATGTTTCTGGAAGCTCTTCCTTGACTGAGGAGATTGTGGATGACACAACTGACTTGAACAGTGATGAATGTTGCCTTTGCAAGATGGATGGAAATTTAATATGTTGTGATGGTTGCCCTGCTGCATACCACTCAAGGTGTGTCGGGATTGCAAGTAACAATCTGCCAGAAGGTGACTGGTATTGCCCTGAGTGTGCTATTGGCAAACACCAGGCATCGATGAAATCACAAAGGTCACTCCGAGGAGCAGACTTGTTGGGGATGGATCCTCACGGCTGTCTTTATTTTGATAGTTGTGGTTACCTGTTAGT TTCAAAGTCATCAGATGCGGGGTCCTTGTTCAATTACTACCATGTAAATGATATACCTGTTGTGATCGAAGTTCTAAAATCCATGGATACTTTATATGGAGACTTATTAATGGCTATCTACAAGAGTTGGGATATTCCGGCTGACTTAAATGCAGGGGCTAGTAATTTGGCCGTCTTTAATCGAAGTTCATTCAAGAACATGCAAATGACGGCTAAATATTATTCTATGTCCACATCTTTAGCACCTTTTACTTCTTCAGTAACATTTATGGACAAGAATCTAGTTGATGATCAGAAAATGTTGGAGAAAAATTCGACTATTGACTGTTGTACTCGTGATGGCCAAGAGTTTCCAAAAGCTGGGAACAAATTAGACTCAACGATAGAAAGTCCTTGTATTGCCTCAGAAGGATCAGCTGATACCGCACAGATGAGATCAGGCATTGAGAGTATTCAGATGCACAGGCTATACGATTCCAATAGATCAGATGAATccttaaatcaatcaaaaataccAGAAAAAGACTTTCCCGTTGGCGACTGTTCTTTGGCATCTTCCACACTAGATGGGGAACATAATATTGAGTTAAGATCCATAGGTGTTAGCAGTACCCCCTATATGGGCAATAAGGATACATCACAAGCTCCTTATGGGACTGACTACATAAACTATTACAGCTTTGCAAGGATGGCCTCATCAATTGCCCCGGAGTTGATGTGTAAGATATCTGAAAAgatcaataaaaatattatagtgACTGAAGAAGAAATAATTTCAGACCAAGCAAAGACCATCATTAAGAAGTCCACCAATTTTTGTTGGCCAAGTATTCAAAACCTGAATGCAGCTGCCCACAAGGAAAAATGCGGATGGTGCTTTTCTTGCAAGGTTGCAAATGATGACAGAGATTGCATATACCTTTCTGTGGTGAAACCACTTTATGAAGTGTCTAAAAGTTCTTCAGCTGGGCCTCAACCCAAGATCCAGAATGGACATCTTAGAGAGATAATATGTCAAATTTTCTCTCTCGAGGCTCGATTGCGGGGTCTTTTATTGGGTCCATGGTTGAATCTGCATCAAACTAATTTTTGGCATGAGGATCTTTTGAAGACATCTGATCTTCTTTCTGTGAAACGATTATTGCTTCTT TTGGAATCCAATTTGAGACATCAAGCACTTTCAGTCGAGTGGTTAAAGCATGTGGATTCTGTGGTTACTATGGGATCAGCTACTCATATTGTGGTGGGTTCATCACGCACATCCTCAAAGCATGGTATTGGAAAGAAAAGAGGCAGACATTCAGATATTGAATCCAGTTCATCTTCAAAGACTACCGGTGGTTTGGGAATGTATTGGTGGAGAGGTGGTAGGCTTTCTCGAAAGTTGTTTAATTGCAAGGCCCTGCCTCGCTCCGTTGTTACCAAGGCTGCTAGACAAG CTGGGTTTACAAAGATACCAGGTATTTTTTATCCTGAAAATTCAGACTTTGTAAAGAGAAGCAGATGTTTTGCCTGGCGAGCTGCTGTTGAGATGTCAACAAGCGTTGATCAGCTGGCTTTACAG GTTAGAGAACTCTACTCAAACATAAGGTGGCATGATATTGAGAATAACCATCCTCTACATGTACTGGACAAGGAATCTAGAAAATCATCCAAGCTATTCAAAAAAGCAATTGTACGTAGGAAGTTGCCAGATGGACAATCTGTGAAATATCTTCTAGATTTTGGGAAGAGGAGGGTTATTCCGGATATTATTACTAAGCACGGTTCTTTATTGATGGAGGAACCCGAAAGTGAGAGGAAAAAGTATTGGCTGAACGAGTCTTATGTTCCTTTACGTCTTGTAAAGAATTTTGAGGAAAGAAGAATCGTCCGCAAGTCCAATAATAAGAAACATGGAAAAATTCTTGGGATTGATAGAGTAAAGAGGGCTTCTCAACAAAGGGGGTTTTCATATTTGTTTTCTAGAATGGAAAGATCTGTTTGTCATCAGTGTGAGCATTGCAAAAAAGATGTTCCGGTCAG GGAAGCTGTGAGTTGCCTTCATTGCAAAG GATATTTTCACAAGAGGCATGTCAGGAAATCTGGCAGCACAACCGCTACTGAATGCACATATTCTTGTCATAAATGCCAGGATGGGTTGCAAGTAAAGGCTAATACTAATGGTAGGAAAGTTGGCACAAAACTGCAGAAGATTCAAGCACAGAATTGTAAAAGTGATCCATTGGTCTGTAAATCAGCGAACGTTAAAGGCAAAAAGAAGGCATCAAGTAAGGTGCGGCAGGTGTTATCTCAAAACAATAAGAAAATCCAATCAGTTGTACCTCTTCGTCGTTCTACTAGAAAAGTCAAATCCATGTATTCACGCAATCAAATGATTGGAGGATATAAAAAAGGAATGCAGAGTAAAAAGAATGTAGGGCATAAAAAAGGAAAGAACAGTAAATCCAAGAAGGTAAcctcacaaaagtccaagaaaaCTACTGGTCAACGCAAGACGTGGGAAGTAACTATTGCACGTGAGAAGAGATCAAAACATTTTAGCAGTTACTGGCTTAACGGTCTTTGGTTTTCTAGAAAGCCAAATGATGAACGAGTAATGCTTTTTGAAGCGAAAAAGCATACTATCTCCGCTGTTATTTCTGGTTCATTTGATTATCCTAAATGCCGCCTTTGTTGTGGAGATGAATCTACTTCAAATTATATTGCTTGTGAAAAATGTGGAG ATTGGTTTCATGGGGATGCTTTTGGTCTCACCGAAGAGAATGCTAGTCAACTTATTGGGTTTAAGTGCCATGTTTGTCGTGGAAGGGATGCTCCAATCTGTCCCCATGTGAAAATTAATGCATTGTCTCACACTGAACCCAATGCCGCAATTGAGCGTGCAGAGGAATAA